In Fragaria vesca subsp. vesca linkage group LG5, FraVesHawaii_1.0, whole genome shotgun sequence, the genomic stretch ACTTCACAAGCATTTTGCCTTCTCAGAATATATTCTTTCTCATTTGCTAATTAACATTGTCTGTCTATAACCGTGTAAGCTTCATTTGCTTCCCAACTCTGTGGCCTTCTCCTTTTGTTGTTGTTTGCCCTTTCCAAAACATTAGAGGACAAAAAGATAGAATCTCTCAAATGAAAAAAAATATATTCAGAGGTATAGAATCCATAGGAATGAGCATAAGGCCAAGTAGGCAAGTTGCTTCAACCTTGTATATGAACACAAACAAATTCCAACCTCCTCAGAGTCAACCATTAAACAAAACCCCAAACACATTCAGCCCAAAAATCTTGTTTGGTTTCAATACTCTATTCCAAAATATCAAACAAAACCATCCCTTCAGGGTTCTTTAGAGCCATTTCGATCATATTCTATGCTATTTTCTCCACGCACAGTGCAACGCTTAGGTTCCTAATCTCACACAATCCAGCATATACTTTGGCCTTTTGACCTTTTCTGCGTACCTCATTTCTCACTTTTTCTATTCTATTTTCTTTGCCTTGTACTTTGTATAAAAAGGGTTCCCCAAGTACCAGTTAATCATCATCTCATCATCTTCAGTATCAGTGTCTCATAGTATCTCCCTCTCTTTCTCTCTCTGCCTTTCTGCAACTCAAAGCAACCAAAAGGACTCAGATGGCTTCTCGTGTTGGGATTCTATTGGCTTCTGTGCTTGTCCTCTCCTGCTTGGCAGGAACCTCCTATGGTGTCCTCTTCTCCTCTCTGAAACAAACTCTTGTTGTAACTACTACACATGGTATGTGCATAATTTCCATGATAAATTCTCAAACTTTCTACTCCCAAATCCTTGTTTTCCAATTGGGTTTTTGTTTAAGTTTTCATTTTAATTCATGGATCTACGTTTCAGCTTTACTTTCAATGAAAAGTCTCCGACTTTCTAGTCTCAAATCATTGTTCTTCAATTGGGTTTTGTTTAATTTCTGATTCTAACAAGAACTGGTATTTGCAGTTGCGGCAAACGGAACACTCCTGAAAGCTGGGGAAGACAAAATCTCAGTAACATGGGGATTGAACCAGAGCCTCCCAGCCGGGACTGACTCGGCCTACAAGACCGTCAAGGTGAAGCTCTGCTACGCGCCGGTGAGCCAAGTAGACCGCGGGTGGAGGAAGACAGTGGACAACCTCGTCAAGGACAAGACCTGTCAGAAGAAGATCGTCGCCAGGCCGTACAACGCCTCCACGGAGACCTTCGAGTGGACCATTGAGCGTGACGTGCCCACCGGCAAGTACTTCGTACGCACCTACGCCTTCGACGCCGAAGGTGTGGAGGTGGCTTACGGCCAAAACACGGGAGCTAAGAAAGACTCCAACTTGTTCGAGGTGCAGTCCATCACCGGCCGCCACGTGACGCTTGATATCGTCTCCGTCTGCTTCAGCGCTTTCTCTGTTTTGTCCCTGGCTGGGTTTTTCATTGCTGAGAAGACGAGGGCAAAGTCGTCCAAAAGAAATGTTGGCAACTAAGCCGATTTATGAGAATGGGAATCAGAAAAGTCCACCAATGTTTGGTTGGTTCTAGTATTACCTTCACTAGCTTTGTAAGATTATAGTCGTTGTTTTCCCATAAGCAGTTATGCATTATCATGTTTTTAATACTTTAAATGTATGAGAAGTTGAAAGTGATCAAATGTTGAGTCGAGTGTGGCTTAGGAATGAAGAGATGACAACTATAATTAGTACAATATTACGTCGACGTGCTAGAATAGAAGGTCATCACTATCTTATACTATTACGATGGTGTGTATGATGATGAGCTTGCATCCTTAATGAAGTCAATGCAATGTTGTTGATGTGATAATTACTAATTTTAATTTTAGGTTATGATGAACTAGTATGTCGTAGTGATTCTCGGTGGCTGATTTACGAATCTTCAAGAATATATAAGTTAGTAAAGCATGTCACTATATAAGACACCGATGATTCTAGCACATATGATGATTTCTATATAGCTATAGACAATTGACACTGCACGATATTTATTTATTTTTTTTATGATTTTTAGATAATACTATTTTTAGCTGCTGATGTTTGAGTATGTCATAGACATCGCTTTAGTACAAAGTCACGAATTGATAGACGAATATAGATGAACCATCTTAGTAGTTGTCACTAATGGTATTATTGATGATTTTTATCTATTTGTTCGATGTTGAACCAACATTGCCACAATAGTTTATGTACCGGATAAATTGCAAGCACAAAAGCTAATCAGCATGAGGGATTATCATCAATACGATAATTGAATCATGAGTGACGATCAATGCATTTTGCATCTACAATGCACTGGATTGGATACGAGCACCACACTCCCTGAGGCTATGTGCTGATCACCTTCACCAGGCGACCACATTATCCAACTCTAGCACTAGCTACTATCTAACAAGTAACACGAACCTTGGCTAGCTTATATCTGAAATTCATTGGTTAAATTTGAAAATTGAATAATGAAAAGGAATCGAAAATGCATTAAAAGTAACTAGCTAGTGGAGAAAAAAAAAATGTTTGAAAGTCGCCTCTTCCACTCGTTCACACATGCAGCTTTAAGCTGCATTGTAGTGCAAGATTTTCGCTTGAATGTTTATATATACGTACAGAGATTCAGATTTCACAGAAATCAAGTAGAAATTAACTTCCGAAAATTCTCAGATGGCATCGCGTAGTGAGATTGTCTTCGCTTCCCTTCTTCTTTTTCTTTCGTGCATATCAGAACCCTCGTATGCAAATGGCGTCGTCCTCTTCTCCTCTCTGCCCAACACTATCGAAATGATCGTTTCACCCCACAAACCTGAACAGGGTATGTAAAATTTTTCAGCTTTCTAGTCCAAAATTCGAGCTTTTCTCTTACTATGAGGGTTAATTTAACTCAGCATCATTTCAGTTGTGAAACCCGCCGAAGGTAGTTGGACCTTTGGTGGGATGTTAAAAGCTGGAGAAGACAAACTCAGCATCTCATGGCGTCTAAACCAGAGTTTCTCAGCCGGAACCACCGACTCAGCGTACAAGACTGTGAAGGTGAAGCTGTGCTACGCGCCGGTGAGTCAAGTGGACCGCGGGTGGAGGAAGACTGTGGACAACCTCGCCAAGGACAAGACATGCCAGTTCAAGATCGAAACTAGGGCATACAAACATGGCTCTAGCAAGTGGAAGTACGTAGATTGGACCATAAAGCGTGACGTGCCTACTGCCTCGTACTTCGTACGCGCCTACGCGTACGACGGCGCAGGTGTTGCGGTGGCTTACGGCCAAAGCACGGGACCTAAGAAGAACTACAACATATTTGAGGTTCAGGGGATCACCGGACGACACAAGACGCTTGATGTGGTGTCGATTTGCTTCAGTGCTTTCTCCGTTTTGTCCTTGGTTGGCTTCTTTGTTATTGAAAAGACCAGGGCAAAGCCGACCTAATCAGTGAAGTGATATTCCGTGGTACACTCCCATCATCCAACTCTCTGTGATGTTTCATTATTTTGGATGATCCAACAGTTACCAGATTAAAGAGACGGCTACAAATTAAGAAGACCTATTTCTCTTCTCCTTTATTAAGAAATTACACTAATGATAAATTGAAAATGACTGTGTATTTAAATTCTGCATAACGTATGAGGAAAAAGATCATGAACGTATCCCTAGTGAAAAACTTCTCCATCTTAATATCCGAATGCTCCTCATTCATGATTCATGTATTAATAATCATGCATTCTGCATTATATTTAAAGACTATTTTGTTTTTATGATTGTCATCACGTCGTGCATACAAGAGTTTCCCTTGTTTTAAGATGGCCATGAATTACGTGAATTCATGTGAAAATTTTCAGTCAGAGCCTCACAGGTCATATATAAGAAAATTTCCCTAACAACTGTGCAAATTATGAACGCTAGACATTACGTACCCACGATTCAGTTTGCCACTAGAAGATCGAATATCATAAAACTATGGGGAGGTGACTATAATACTGATTAAAAGTTAGTTATATTCGGGTCTTCTCTCAAAATGGTTCAGAATCATTGCATGCAGTTCAAAGTAAGTCATCTCATTCTGAAGCTAATAACTAACACCGTCATTCTTACTTAATCTGGAAAAGAATAAGCAAAATTTGAATAATTTATACAAGATATATATACACTCTTTCAATACCAGCTCAATAATCTTTGCTCAAACGGGGGGCGCGGCTGTTTGCTCCTACTATGCTTCTATGCTGCTATTTATAGCATTATATTCAGCATATATAGGACTGAAAGGACTTATTATCAAACAATTTCAAAAACTATCAGATCGATGGCATCATATGGTCGGATTCTGTTGGCGACTCTTCTTCTCCTCCTCCTGGCAGAAACCGCTTATGGAGGCATTCTACTATCCTCTCTGCCCAACACTCTTTCTGTCTTTGCTGCGGCTCAGAGACCAGGCCGGGGTACGTATGCATATATAGTTGCATACATGTAACTAACTATTTTCCATGCAGATCGAGCTTTATTTACCAAAAGTTTCTTTAACTCTTCAACTTGATCTATGGGATTTACAGTTTTCCCTGTTTTTCTTTTGCTGGAGCTACGACACCGAACGGGACATAGTACTTAGATTTTCAGATAACAGCCGGAGAAGATATACTCGGCGTTCTGTGGTCTCTGGACAATAGGAGTTTCCCAATGGGGACCGACACGGCGTATAAGACGGTCAACCTGAAGCTGTGCTACGCGCCGGTGAGTCAAGTGGGCAAGCCGGAGAGGAAGACGGAGGACGACCTCGACAAGGACAAGACATGCCAGATAGAGTTCTATACCGGACCGTACAACTCCTCTAGTAACTGGCAGTTCTACGAGTCGACTTTGGACCGCCACGTACCAATCGGATCGTATTTCGTACGCGCCTACGTGACCGACTCCGCCGGTGTTCTGGTGGCTTATGGTCAAAGCACGGGGCAGGAAAAAGACTACAACATATTTGAGGTCAGTGGAAGCCACAAGAGGCTTGAGATGGTGTCGATTATTTGGTTCAGTGTTTTCTCAATTTTGTTCTTCATTGTTGCTTAGCTGATAAGCCATCAGAATAATAGCTGATAATGAGTTGCATAATACTGCAACACTAATAAAATTTGAGGTGCGTGTGAGAAATGTGCACATGTACGTAATCAGGAAACAGTCCTGTATATAAGCCTTGCTAGTGAAGAAGATCGAGTTCATCATTGGGGTACATCGTCATATATCTATTATCCAGCAAAAATGATTTCAGAAACATTCAGTGATGTTCAAGATGTGGCATCTGTTTAGTAATAATGTAATATACAGCTCATTTTATAGCTGCCAATACCTCTTCAACTAGTTAGCAATCTCAGATGAAGTGGCCAGCTCTTGAAGCCTTTTCGATCTCATCCTTTCATATCGCAGTAAGCAAGAGAGTCAGTCAAACCCATGCCAATTGGTAATATATAATTCTGAGTCTAAATAACTGATGCGTGCACTGCTCTATAACAAGAGCAGGTAGCTTTGTTTTACAAGACCAATTGAACAGAAGCAGGTTCATCAGTTTCATGATCATCTTTTATTAACTAATGCATATATAGGGCATATAGCATACGTGTACGACGGCGCCGGCGTTGCGGTGGCGTACGGTCAAAGCACTAATGCTAAGAAAGACTTGAACATATTTGACGTCCAGGGGATTACCGGACGACACAAGAGGCTTGATGTGGTGTCGATTTGCTTCAGTGTTTTCTCCGTTTTGTCCTTGGTTGGCTTCTTTGCCATCGAGAAGACCAGGGCAAAGTCGTCCCATCACAAGTGAAGGAGATACTGTAGTAGGCCTTAAGGTCTCATGTAATGTTGGTACTTGGTACGTACTTCATACTTGATGTTGATCTTTCTGAATTTCATGAAATGTGTCTTAAGTGCCTATTATATCACATAGCATTTTTATCATTCTTACTTGTTTATATAAAGGAAGTGAGTAACTAGAATTCTTAGTCCCATCAATAAAAAAACCTAGAATTCTTGGTGAAAGGCTTCCACATCAAGCAAGGTTAGCAAGGTTACCATGCTGCAAGCCTGCAATTGCTTTTTCTGTTTTATGATTGCTTAAAGTCACCTACTCAAATTAGCAGACAACTCAACATACAGAAATTGTAAATTTTCTTCAACTGATCAGTATTAAATATTTTTACACCATAAAAGCATACATATAGCTCAGAAAGTTTTATTTTGACAACTATCAGGATGAAGATTAGCCACTTTCCAGCCACCTTATGGGTTCTTCATGGATCAATCACAAATGCTAGTGTACATCGGTGTCAAGAAAACAGACCAGCATAGAATTCTCTGTTGGGTGTTCCGGTGGGACTACAGAAACATGAGTAGCTTGTGTACAATCCCAAATATGTGCAGGGAACCGAGGCTTTTGAGGCTTGTGCATAACTTTGTACATAATCACATGTCAGAACAATATTACATACAGTCTGCACCAGACTCGAAGAATTACTCACAACTTTTGGTGCTGTTTCTCTCGAAAGTCTGATTGAGGATTGAATTGCATGTCCGTGCTTGCCATCCGGTCAGTGCCAGTAAGGGAAAGCTTATCATCATAAACATCGATATATCCATAGGCATCTGTCCCAGGCGGGCACTCAAGGGCGGCTTCAAGTGTTCTGTGATGTACTCCATGGGAATCAATTGCGTGACCACCTTTGTGGTCGTGCCCAGCAAGGCAAACCTTCACACAGTTGTATCTGTGTATAACACCCATGACTTCGTCGCAATTCCACAAAAGTGCTTCTTTGGAGGATGCCCCAGGATCTAAAGGCAGATGGCAACAAACCACTACTTTTTGTTTCAACTCTGTTGCTTCCTGAAGAATGCCGTCTAACCATTCCAATTGTTCTTTTCCAACTGCCCCATTGAACATAAGGAACCTTCTCTTCAGGCCTTCCAGTCCAACTGGGCTGTTCTTATCTGTATTTGGGTTCTTCTCCTGTAGAAACCTCAAAGCCTCAATTGCATTTGGATGATCTTGAGGCCAACCAATGGCACTGATATCATAGCCATCCAGCACAACAAATCGGAATTCTGGGTTTGGTGAAAAATCATAGTAGGCACGACCATCGATACTTGGAATCTTCAACAGCGGTAGTAATTGCATGCGAGGAAGATTATAGAGGCAGTGATTACCAATCATATGATAGACAGGGCCACTGAAATTCTCAAATTCCTTGACAACTTTTGTTACAGCATCCAAGGACTGGTCCTTTGGGCAAAAGCCATCAACAATATCCCCAAAGTTGATCACAAACTTATGCTTCTTCTGTTCATTCCATTTTTGAACTGCTCTTTTCAGTATGACAATGCTATGGCGATAGTATCGTGGCACACCAAGGAAAGATCGGCCATCAGGAATATCAGCATACTGAACATCAGAGATCACCCCAAAAGAAAATAGTGGCCGCTTCCCATGTGCACTGGCTAAGCCATTTGTTGAGCCCATTCTGTTGCTCGCAGCAGAACCCTATGAGACAGCATGATCAAATTCTTAAAAGTTCATTATGGTATACAAACTTCAGATCGTGCAATCAACATTCTAGATTGAACATGGTTTTACTTGCTTTGAGGCAAACAAAATCCTACCAACTAACAACCAAATCTGGAATCAACCATCATCATTTCAAATGTGCAGCTTATTTCAAATTCTAGATTAACCAAAAACTACTGTCCTGCCAACAAATGAAAAAATTCATCATTAGCCAATCATCTTTTCAAAGTTTGAACTGATTTGGAGTACAAATCATTACCTCTCCACGAAACAAACATAAACTAAAATCATCAGACATAAACTTAAATTCAGCTAAGAACATCAGAATTCGAATACAAGCAGAATTATCCTAAACCTGTACTAGTATCCCACAGACAATATGAAACCAAGATATTATCTTCGCAAATTGAAGCATATGAACAAACCCAACCTCAAAGTTTCTTTCTGAATGGAAACTTTATTGGAAACCTCAATTCTTTCAAAAAAAAGACTATGAGCAAGTCGATGAAAGAAAAGTAAATTGCAATTGGGTAACTCCGGCGGTGATGAGTTTTACATACATTGCCCACCCTCAACAGAACTCAATGGAATCACGCAATGGGATCAGAGAATATTAGAAAAAGATGATAATAGAAGAGAGAGAGATTACCACGTGACTGCTGAATGAAAACAAGTGGGTGTTTCTATCGTCTCCGATGGTTTGGGAAAGAAAAAACCAGGAAGCGATTTTGATTATCGTCGTCGGAGAATCTGTCGTACTACATATATAATATACTAGTTCATTTCGGATTTTGATGCAAGTTACAACCCAAGATGAAAAAGAAGAGAGAGTTTTGATTTTTAAGCTATTCACAAACAAAAGTATTTATATTTACATGAGCCCAATAATTGTTGGTTTGGGCCGTTGACGGCTTGCAGAACCAGCACCGAACTGCGTCTTCATTTACCAAATGGCCATTTTGAGTGCGACGTGGCGTAATTCGAGCCTTTGTATCGTTTTTATTTTGTTTTTTTGTTTAGAAGAATCTGAGGGAATCGCCAACCTAGTGGTTGGGTCGGTGGTTAGTCACTGGTGCGTGCCGCCCAGTCACCGCAGGTCCGGAGCTTGGCTCGCAATAGCGGTGTATGTGGCTTAGTGGTTGAACGTCAGGTCTAAATCTACAAACTTGAGTTCAATTTACGAAACAGTTAAAATGACGAGGCCTCTTTGTTATGCATATAATTGGAACATTTTACATACGAAAATTTAAGTAATGAGCCCAAAATGTATCTAGATTAATAAAAAATTCGTCCGAATGGTATACGAACTTTATCTCCTTATAAACTTTAGTATATCAGAACGGTATCTCATATTTCTATCCCAACTTAAAATTAGTATATATAACCATTAAGATGACTAATTTACCCTTAAGTGCTCTTTTTTTCTTAGTTTTTTTAATTTGTTTTTCATATTCCAGAAATATTAGAAAAGATTTTGAAATTTGATGATTTAGGTTGACCTTTATAAACTTGAAGAAGATTGAAGAGGGAAAACATACAAAAGTTCAATCCTTGTTGTATCCGCTGACACTCAATGATTTTGTTGTTGTCGTTGACATTCAATAATGATTGAGATGAAGAACTGATTATAAACAAGGAGAAAGTGACGATGCATTTTTTCTCTACATTCCTAAAAATATAAAAAGCTAAAAAAAAATTGGAATATTAAAACAAAGAAGAAAAACTAAGAAAAAAAAAGAATTTAAAAGTAAATTGGTCTTTTTTTTGTTTGAGGATAAATTAGTCATTTTAATGACTATATATACCAATTGAAACATGAAATACCAATCTGATATTTTTAAAACTTGATATTAAAAAAATTATAAAGAGGAAAAGTTCATATATTATATGTTAACCGTAAAATACTCGTGAATTGGGTTGTGAAGAAGAATGACAATATAGCTTGTACAGCATTGACCCCAAAGAGGAATCTCGTTGCGAAAGACTAAAGAATTACAATGTTCTGACAACTCTGTGTAGTTTGAATGTAAATATCACTGTTATTATAACTTCAAGTCCTATATGGATCTAAGCACCAAACTATGACCAATTCTAGTTTGTAGTTTCTTCCCTGTCCAAGTTCGGAAGCAAAACACTGAACTAAACTGTGACACTGTGAGTAATCAAACCGGATAGCCACAAGCTCCTGTGACAGAGTGGAATAGGAGGCACAACATTTCTGGCAATGAAAACTTTGCTTGATGGAAGCCGTTCTCAGACTCAGAATCTGCTCTCACTCAGCTTATTGACGACTTCCCATTTGTGGACGGATTACAGATTTGGAAAACAAGCTTCTCTGGAAGTTTTTTAGAGGCCTGCAAAAGAAGAGAGTGCAACAGAGGTTATTCAGAAAACTGTCAAATGTTCCTTACAAATAGAGTGACATTTCTACTGTCTGGGAAGACTAACCTGGAAGTGCCTCATGTGCAGAATTGGTTCACATCCGACATCCGCAACTGATTTTCCATTGGGAGTTTGCAGCTTGAATCGTGCAGCTTCATATGCGGAAATGGCAGTGTCAGTCTCATCAGGTAGGTGGTGACAAACCTTCAGGAGGGAGCTGAGAGAATTCATCTGGCAGAACATATCAAAACATTATGTGAAAAACCCAACTCAAACACTATTCAATCTTTCAATAGAACTTGCCAACAGTTACATAAACTCAAAGCAATCAGGCATATTTACCCCTCTGTAAAGCTATGAGAGTTGAACAAAACAGGATGCTATCCATAGGCATATTATATTACAGTTACTTTCCGTTATGTTCAAATGAATTTTCTTGGTGATGCCATTCTACACACCAAGCAAGCATCTCAAGAAAGACAAACTCGGTAGAACCATGTCCCTATACTATGCTACAGTAGGTGCTGACCTGAGATTTAATCTACTGATGCCAAAATAAAACAGCATACATGCTAGAATGTTCTTCTGGCTTTGGCATTCTAGAATAGTTCAAGAATGTGTTAGCCTTCATGCACCTATAAAAAGAGAAAAACTATTGAAACTACTAACCTTCATGTATGGACAGGATGCACACCCTCCATTAATAGAACACCCCTCCCCACTAGCCACTCCAGGTATAACAGGCAGTATGACATCACCCATCTTAACAGGGCTGAGGCCTGAAGAAGAATTGGTTGATGTGCTTGTCATTGAATCTGATGAAACTGGAAATACAATTTCAACATTGATCTTTGCTCCCCCTGACTTTGCAGAACCTAACAAATTGCGAACTAATGCAACAATTGAAGTAACCATTCCAGATTCCGTCCCTAACACAAACTGAAGGTGGTCATTGATATTTCTATCTAAAGCGTCTTGAACCTTTTGCTTTATGAAATCTAGAATGTTTTGGGTAGACCCCACAACTCCCATTCCTCTTCTCTTTGCTTCCATTGCCAAAGCAAACATTTCTCCAGGGACCTCAAAATGAGCAGTTAGAAATGCATCACAATACATTTCATTTATCCTATTCACAACCTCATTTCCAAATAAATGATGCACTATGCATGTCCCATCCTAATACAAGAAAATCAAAGTGTCAGCACATTAATTTAAACGTAAGAGTACCATGCATTAAAAGCGCAAGGTAAGTTAAAGAGAAAAGCTTGAAATGACATATCTGACAATGTATCAGAGAAAAATCAGATCAATAGTCTAGCACCAAGTCAATATGCAGAGGCAGGGGACTCAGGTATCCAACAACATATAACCTCTTAAAAACAAACATATTCACACCTGATAATAATGCAGGCGAGGTAGCAGAGATCTGATTGAGTCTCTATTGTGTGCTGGATGTATCTCAGCAATTTCTTCATCTGTCATCTTTGTCATTTGCTCAAGCAATACTCTAATATTTGCACCCATGTAAGAGTCCGGACCATACCATACATTTAAATCTAGCACTTGAGAAAAAGCCTGCACAAGAGAAGTGACATAGATTTTAGATAAGAAAGCAGCAACAACTGAAAATGAAGATTATTTGTTCTAATTATAAGATGTACAGAATCAAAATATAATCGAGATTTTGGGATGAAGATTGTCGTATAACCAACCTGAAGAATGGTTTGGACAACATTTGAAGAAGTACAGGTAATTGTTGGCACAATCTCATGTGCATAAGCTTTTGTCTCCAGTGACGTATTAATGTAGACAACATGCAATGACTGAGGTGACCTAGAAGCATTCTCAAGGTAACTCATATAAGAAGGCGAAGACGCAGCATCTGCCAAAGAACAACTAATTCGTTCACTTGACATTCTGTATACACCGACCTGCACCAAACAAATATCTGAACAAATAAGTTCATGAACCCATCCTCATTCATCTAACAGTTACACTACCCTGCATTTAGTAACGACTTCTCCATAAACATAGAACCAAACAACTACCTTTTGAAAGCCTGCCTGATCAAGGATCGCCCTGACATTCTCTGACATAAAATCAACCCCCAAAACTGTAATAAACTCGCATCCATCTTTCGCCATCTCCAAAGCCGAGTCCGCCATGACCAACGAATCCGAAATGTGGATATGAGGCCAATGCTTCTTCGCAGCAGTCAAAATACCCTGAACCTCAGGGTCCATGTAAAAATGAGCAACCACCCCAATCTTCTTCTCCTTTAACACATTAACAAGCTCCTCAACCTTATCCTCATCCGGAAACAAATACCTCGCCTGCATTTAAATTCAAGTCATTCAACCCAAAATTTAACTAACATTCCACAAAACTAATCTTACTAATCGAAATCGAAACACATGCTATTATGCTGACCTGGGTTTCGGCGTAGCTACCTTTGGCCTGAATCCCATCGGCGGTGATCACCAGAGACGGGAACGGCTCGAACGGCGGCGTCCCCTGTAGCTCAGCCACCAAAGCCTTAGTCTTTTTGTGAATACTGACCAACACATTATGCCACGTGTTAACCCTAGACCTCTGCGCACCAGGCAACCCAACATTAAGCGCCGCCAGGTCATCGGTCTTGACCGCCAGAACCTCCTCCGGCGCCGCCCCGTCGAGAACAGACACCAGACACGAGCAGAACCCTCGAGTGATCTCGGAGTCGCTGTCGGCGGCGAACCGCATCTTGCCGTCGTGATCCATCTTGGCGTCGAGCCAGACCTGGGCCGTGCATCCCATGACCCGGTTGGCGTCGACCCGACCCGAATCAGGGAGCGGCGGGAGGAGGGCGGCGTAGTGGAGGAGGCGCTTGACGCGGTCGAGGGGCTCGGTGAGGGAGTGGAATTCGGATGCGAGGCGGCGGAGCTTGGAGGGAGCGAGGTCGTCGGCGGCGGAGGAGGTGGGGGAGGGGGAGAGGGTGGCGGCGGAGCAGGAGAAGGTAGGGTTTTTGGGGGTGGGATCGGACGGTGGGGATTGGATGCATTTTAGGGATTGGTGCCGCCTGAAGCGGAAAGTTCGGAGCTTGAAAGGTAAAGAGTTGGGCTTTTGAGTTGGGGGGATGGAGAAGAAGGAAGAGGAGGAGGAGGAAGAAGATGATGAGGTGGCTCTTAGACTCATGGTGGTGGTTGCAGTAGAGTCCATTAGAGCAAGTAGGAGGGTTTGTGAGTGGTGGAAGGAGAACTGGAGAAGCGAGAGAGAGAGAGAGAGAGAGAGAGAGAGAGAAGAGATGTTTATATATGAGGGAAGATTGGAACTTTGGAAAGAAATGGAATGGTGCAAGATGGGAGAGCAAACCAGACCAACCAACGATATGAAAC encodes the following:
- the LOC101313419 gene encoding high-affinity nitrate transporter 3.1-like; this encodes MGTDTAYKTVNLKLCYAPVSQVGKPERKTEDDLDKDKTCQIEFYTGPYNSSSNWQFYESTLDRHVPIGSYFVRAYVTDSAGVLVAYGQSTGQEKDYNIFEVSGSHKRLEMVSIIWFRHIAYVYDGAGVAVAYGQSTNAKKDLNIFDVQGITGRHKRLDVVSICFSVFSVLSLVGFFAIEKTRAKSSHHK
- the LOC101314660 gene encoding high-affinity nitrate transporter 3.1-like: MASRVGILLASVLVLSCLAGTSYGVLFSSLKQTLVVTTTHVAANGTLLKAGEDKISVTWGLNQSLPAGTDSAYKTVKVKLCYAPVSQVDRGWRKTVDNLVKDKTCQKKIVARPYNASTETFEWTIERDVPTGKYFVRTYAFDAEGVEVAYGQNTGAKKDSNLFEVQSITGRHVTLDIVSVCFSAFSVLSLAGFFIAEKTRAKSSKRNVGN
- the LOC101313124 gene encoding high-affinity nitrate transporter 3.2-like yields the protein MASRSEIVFASLLLFLSCISEPSYANGVVLFSSLPNTIEMIVSPHKPEQVVKPAEGSWTFGGMLKAGEDKLSISWRLNQSFSAGTTDSAYKTVKVKLCYAPVSQVDRGWRKTVDNLAKDKTCQFKIETRAYKHGSSKWKYVDWTIKRDVPTASYFVRAYAYDGAGVAVAYGQSTGPKKNYNIFEVQGITGRHKTLDVVSICFSAFSVLSLVGFFVIEKTRAKPT
- the LOC101313707 gene encoding uncharacterized protein LOC101313707 encodes the protein MDSTATTTMSLRATSSSSSSSSSSFFSIPPTQKPNSLPFKLRTFRFRRHQSLKCIQSPPSDPTPKNPTFSCSAATLSPSPTSSAADDLAPSKLRRLASEFHSLTEPLDRVKRLLHYAALLPPLPDSGRVDANRVMGCTAQVWLDAKMDHDGKMRFAADSDSEITRGFCSCLVSVLDGAAPEEVLAVKTDDLAALNVGLPGAQRSRVNTWHNVLVSIHKKTKALVAELQGTPPFEPFPSLVITADGIQAKGSYAETQARYLFPDEDKVEELVNVLKEKKIGVVAHFYMDPEVQGILTAAKKHWPHIHISDSLVMADSALEMAKDGCEFITVLGVDFMSENVRAILDQAGFQKVGVYRMSSERISCSLADAASSPSYMSYLENASRSPQSLHVVYINTSLETKAYAHEIVPTITCTSSNVVQTILQAFSQVLDLNVWYGPDSYMGANIRVLLEQMTKMTDEEIAEIHPAHNRDSIRSLLPRLHYYQDGTCIVHHLFGNEVVNRINEMYCDAFLTAHFEVPGEMFALAMEAKRRGMGVVGSTQNILDFIKQKVQDALDRNINDHLQFVLGTESGMVTSIVALVRNLLGSAKSGGAKINVEIVFPVSSDSMTSTSTNSSSGLSPVKMGDVILPVIPGVASGEGCSINGGCASCPYMKMNSLSSLLKVCHHLPDETDTAISAYEAARFKLQTPNGKSVADVGCEPILHMRHFQASKKLPEKLVFQICNPSTNGKSSIS
- the LOC101314949 gene encoding manganese-dependent ADP-ribose/CDP-alcohol diphosphatase-like, with protein sequence MGSTNGLASAHGKRPLFSFGVISDVQYADIPDGRSFLGVPRYYRHSIVILKRAVQKWNEQKKHKFVINFGDIVDGFCPKDQSLDAVTKVVKEFENFSGPVYHMIGNHCLYNLPRMQLLPLLKIPSIDGRAYYDFSPNPEFRFVVLDGYDISAIGWPQDHPNAIEALRFLQEKNPNTDKNSPVGLEGLKRRFLMFNGAVGKEQLEWLDGILQEATELKQKVVVCCHLPLDPGASSKEALLWNCDEVMGVIHRYNCVKVCLAGHDHKGGHAIDSHGVHHRTLEAALECPPGTDAYGYIDVYDDKLSLTGTDRMASTDMQFNPQSDFREKQHQKL